CCGGTTTCTCAAACAACATGTCCAACACCTGATGAGAGACCCGCAATGACCAAGTATAAGCTGGAGTACATCTGGCTCGACGGGTACACTCCGGTCCCCAATCTGCGCGGCAAGACGCAGATCAAGGAATATGCAGACTTCCCCACGCTCGATCAGCTTCCCCTGTGGGGCTTCGACGGCAGTTCGACCAAGCAGGCGGAGGGCAGCAGCTCCGACTGCGTCCTGAAGCCCGTCCGCATCTTCCCGGACAGCGAGCGCAAGAACGGCGCGATCGTCCTGTGCGAAGTCATGATGCCCGACGGCGAGACCCCCCATCCGTCAAACATGCGGGCGACCATCCTGGATGACGAGGGCGCCTGGTTCGGTTTCGAGCAGGAATACTTCTTCTACAAGAACGGCCGGCCGCTCGGCTTCCCCGAGACTGGGTATCCCGCGCCGCAGGGTCCCTATTACACCGGCGTCGGCTACAGCAAGGTCGGCGACGTGGCCCGCAGGATCGTCGAGGAGCATCTCGACATCTGCCTGGCCGCGGGCATCAACCACGAGGGCATCAACGCCGAGGTGGCGAAGGGTCAGTGGGAATTCCAGATCTTCGGCAAGGGCTCCAAGCGCGCCGCCGACGAGATGTGGGTCGCCCGGTACCTGCTGGAGCGGCTGACCGAGAAGTACGGCATCGACATCGAATACCACTGCAAGCCGCTCGGCCAGACCGACTGGAACGGCTCCGGCATGCATGCCAACTTCTCCACCGCCTTCATGCGCGAGACCGGCGGCAAGGAATATTTCGAAAAGCTGATGGCCGCCTTCGAGACGGCGAAGGACGACCACATCGCGGTCTACGGCCCGGACAACCACATGCGGCTGACCGGCAAGCACGAGACCCAGTCGATCCACACCTTCAGCTATGGCATCGCCGACCGCGGCGCCTCGATCCGCGTGCCGCACAGCTTCGTCCGCAACGGGTACCGGGGCTATCTGGAAGATCGCCGCCCCAACTCCCAGGGCGACCCGTACCAGATCGCCTCCCAGATCCTGAAGACCGTCGCGACCGTTCCGACAGGCGCCGAAGCGGACGTTTCGGCCGCCGCCTGAGCGTCAGCCGCGGCGTGGATGTTTTGCATCCACGCCGCGACCCGCTCCCGTCGCGCGGTACTACAGATACCGGCCGTTTTCCCGGCGCCACCGCCATCCGTCGATGCTGAAGCGCCCAGGCCCCGCCGCGGCGAAGGCCAGCAGGCCGCCCGTGATCGCCAGGTTCTTCATGAACTGCGTCTGCTGGGCGGCCATCTGCTCGGGCGGCATGATCCAGTAGCGGTGCGCGATGTACGTGGCCACGACGGTGAAGGCCGCCACCAGGAGGGCGGCAAGCCACGTCCAGGCGCCGAGGATGATGGCGAGCCCGCCGAAGAACTCGACGAAGGCCCCGAGCGGCGCGGTGACCGATGCAACCGGCACTCCCATGGATTCCATCCGCGCGGTGAACGCCGAAAGCTCCATCACCTTCCCGAACCCGCTGTGGAGGAAGATCACGCCGATCGCGACCCGGCCGATGAGCAACAGCCCGTCCTGCCAACCGGCAGTCAACCTGTCTCCTGAAATTTCCACTTCCGCCCTGGGAAGCGGCGCAAAGCCCTCGTCGTATCTCGCCATCTTCGGCTCCAATCCCTGCTGAATGACCCCGGATCAAGAAGTTTCTCACTCAAACAGAGTGAAGCCATCGCCGTCAACAGACCGGTCGGTGCAATCCTTTGCGGAAGATCGGGTTCAATGGCGGGACAGGCCGCGGGATTCGGCCGGCGCCCGCACCGGTTCCGCCGCCTCTTCCGGGAAGCGGTCGCGGGTCCGGTTGCACAGGGCCACCAGCGACAGCATCACCGGCACCTCCACCAGCACGCCGACCACGGTCGCCAAGGCGGCGCCGCTGTCCAGCCCGAACAGGCTGATCGCGACCGCGACCGCCAGCTCAAAGAAGTTGGACGTGCCGATCAGCGCCGCCGGGGCGGCGATCGCGAACGGTATCCGCCAGGCCCAGGCC
This Skermanella mucosa DNA region includes the following protein-coding sequences:
- a CDS encoding glutamine synthetase beta-grasp domain-containing protein; the encoded protein is MTKYKLEYIWLDGYTPVPNLRGKTQIKEYADFPTLDQLPLWGFDGSSTKQAEGSSSDCVLKPVRIFPDSERKNGAIVLCEVMMPDGETPHPSNMRATILDDEGAWFGFEQEYFFYKNGRPLGFPETGYPAPQGPYYTGVGYSKVGDVARRIVEEHLDICLAAGINHEGINAEVAKGQWEFQIFGKGSKRAADEMWVARYLLERLTEKYGIDIEYHCKPLGQTDWNGSGMHANFSTAFMRETGGKEYFEKLMAAFETAKDDHIAVYGPDNHMRLTGKHETQSIHTFSYGIADRGASIRVPHSFVRNGYRGYLEDRRPNSQGDPYQIASQILKTVATVPTGAEADVSAAA
- a CDS encoding DoxX family protein; the encoded protein is MEPKMARYDEGFAPLPRAEVEISGDRLTAGWQDGLLLIGRVAIGVIFLHSGFGKVMELSAFTARMESMGVPVASVTAPLGAFVEFFGGLAIILGAWTWLAALLVAAFTVVATYIAHRYWIMPPEQMAAQQTQFMKNLAITGGLLAFAAAGPGRFSIDGWRWRRENGRYL